A window of the Brassica oleracea var. oleracea cultivar TO1000 chromosome C1, BOL, whole genome shotgun sequence genome harbors these coding sequences:
- the LOC106310746 gene encoding uncharacterized protein LOC106310746 isoform X2, whose product MNNGEESSRVEESGGMDASPCSSLHYSSCGESEFDRYCSANSALGTPSVCGSTGPFHDSLDSDFDNFSLGPTLKLSSFAKTRLADGGFGPENTNIIQETDGLVMGAAKLCDEATLERDSMDQFNDVDDNEFLCGEHSDDDSLPDHSRQNLCFPPNLQHKEESKDNPFLISSPTAFGTNDWDDFELEATQLNDSPFDFSGFDKRCAETEGMSTKLPDVAHAGKGIEHTNLTVSTRDTPDLSVFRENSEDILKPGDLTVLNQREQGGVARDSITVRGSADLSVDIKTLVVPPQSLVKEESTQDSFLSNNRTEDRPVAMNYLQSCDSDDVLDITPVQLGNEDFSCGIGHLDGNVSFGLLHESFGNANQSVPFGECTSEPLLASSNSDKPSSTVSHPVINALQVTNAQPKKENTELNDFYDDFVHDMEDILLDSGESSGARYSKSDKMFQLQLSLPNRDGGQTATTSGLEDSSPIVSQRFRIDRVEVVGVKQKKGDVSLSERLVGVKEYTVYVIRVWSGKDKWEIERRYRDFYSLYRRLTSLFADQGWTLPTPWASVERESRKIFGTSPNAVAERTVLIQDCLNSLLQSRFFPTLPNALLRFLSPQDASSAGSDSIMSPTGSASDTFAATSSSYGNTISLIVDIRPHKSVKQLLEAQHYICAGCHRYFDDGATLVRDFVKALGWGKPRLCEYTGQLFCSSCHTNDMAVLPARVLHHWDFNPYPVSQLAKSYLDSIHEQPMLCVSAVNPFLSSKVPALNHIMSIRKRITIMLPYVHCPFRKTLNKGLSTRRHLLESTDFFALRDLIDLSKGPFAALPAIVETVRKKILEHITEQCLVCCDVGVPCNARQACDDTSSLIFPFQEDEVNKCRTCGLVYHKRCFSRLSNCHCGTQLKPNKSSAELQVSGKKSDSTSVLPLRFLSGLFGKTKKDTETTILMGSLPTNDL is encoded by the exons ATGAACAACGGAGAGGAATCCTCGAGAGTGGAAGAAAGCGGCGGCATGGATGCCTCTCCGTGTTCATCGTTACATTACTCCTCCTGTGGCGAATCTGAGTTCGATCGGTATTGTAGTGCGAACTCGGCTTTGGGAACGCCAAGTGTGTGCGGCTCCACAGGCCCATTTCACGATTCCTTGGATTCTGATTTTGACAATTTTAGCTTGGGACCAACTCTAAAGCTCTCTTCTTTCGCTAAGACACGGTTAGCTGATGGAGGATTTGGCCCCGAGAACACCAACATAATCCAAGAAACTGATGGTTTGGTGATGGGTGCTGCTAAGCTTTGTGATGAAGCTACACTTGAAAGAGACTCCATGGATCAGTTTAATGATGTGGATGACAATGAGTTTTTATGTGGTGAGCATTCTGATGATGATTCACTTCCAGATCATTCTCGTCAAAATTTATGTTTTCCACCGAATCTACAGCATAAAGAGGAGTCTAAAGATAACCCTTTCCTCATCAGTTCGCCCACTGCCTTTGGTACAAATGATTGGGATGACTTTGAGCTTGAAGCCACACAACTTAATGACTCTCCATTTGACTTCAGCGGCTTTGATAAAAGGTGTGCTGAAACTGAAGGGATGTCCACTAAGCTTCCAGATGTGGCTCATGCAGGAAAAGGGATAGAACATACAAACCTAACCGTGAGCACTAGGGATACTCCGGATTTAAGCGTATTCCGTGAAAACAGTGAAGATATACTAAAACCTGGAGATTTAACTGTCCTGAACCAAAGGGAGCAAGGTGGTGTAGCAAGAGACAGCATAACTGTCAGAGGTTCTGCAGACCTGAGCGTTGATATAAAAACCTTGGTGGTTCCTCCTCAATCACTGGTAAAAGAAGAATCTACTCAAGACAGCTTCCTTAGCAACAATCGAACTGAAGATAGACCTGTAGCCATGAACTACCTTCAGTCTTGTGATTCTGATGATGTCCTGGATATCACACCAGTTCAGTTAGGAAACGAAGATTTTTCATGTGGGATTGGCCATCTTGATGGCAATGTTTCTTTTGGACTACTTCACGAATCATTTGGTAATGCAAACCAGTCAGTTCCATTTGGAGAGTGCACCTCAGAACCTTTGTTGGCATCTTCGAACTCTGATAAGCCATCATCTACAGTTTCTCATCCTGTAATAAATGCCTTACAGGTCACCAATGCACAACCTAAG AAGGAGAACACAGAACTTAACGACTTCTATGATGATTTTGTTCATGATATGGAAGATATACTGCTCGACTCTGGTGAATCATCTGGGGCAAGGTATTCTAAGAGTGACAAGATGTTCCAGCTACAGCTCTCGCTTCCTAACAGGGATGGGGGACAAACTGCTACAACCTCTGGTCTAGAGGATTCATCTCCAATAGTCTCCCAGAGATTTAGGATTGATAGGGTAGAAGTTGTCGGGGTGAAGCAAAAGAAAGGTGATGTCTCGCTGAGTGAGAGGTTGGTTGGGGTGAAGGAATACACAGTGTATGTCATAAGGGTTTGGAGTGGGAAGGACAAGTGGGAAATTGAAAGAAGATACCGTGATTTTTATAGTCTCTACCGTCGGTTGACATCTTTATTTGCTGATCAAGGCTGGACGCTTCCTACACCTTGGGCCTCTGTGGAAAGAGAATCCAGGAAAATATTTGGAACATCGCCCAACGCAGTTGCTGAAAGGACAGTCCTTATTCAAGATTGTTTAAATTCACTTCTTCAGTCCCGTTTCTTTCCCACACTTCCAAATGCTTTACTTCGGTTTTTGTCCCCTCAAGATGCAAGTTCTGCTGGGTCGGATTCTATAATGTCTCCAACAGGCTCTGCTAGCGACACTTTTGCTGCGACCAGTTCTTCCTATGGAAACACCATCTCGCTCATTGTTGATATTCGACCTCACAAATCAGTGAAGCAGTTGCTAGAAGCTCAGCATTACATTTGCGCTGGATGCCACAGATACTTCGATGATGGAGCCACTCTTGTGCGGGACTTTGTTAAAGCTCTTGGATGGGGCAAGCCTCGGCTTTGCGAATATACTGGTCAATTGTTTTGTTCTTCCTGCCATACAAATGACATGGCTGTCCTGCCAGCGAGAGTGTTACATCATTGGGATTTTAATCCTTATCCAGTTTCTCAACTGGCAAAATCATATCTGGACTCCATACACGAGCAG CCTATGCTATGTGTAAGTGCGGTTAATCCTTTTCTGTCCTCCAAGGTCCCTGCGCTGAACCATATTATGAGCATCCGGAAAAGAATTACCATTATGCTTCCATACGTACACTGCCCATTCCGCAAGACACTCAACAAAGGACTCAGCACTCGGAGACACCTTCTTGAGAGCACTGATTTTTTTGCTTTAAGAGATCTAATTGATCTTTCTAAAGGGCCATTTGCAG CACTTCCTGCAATCGTGGAGACCGTTAGGAAGAAAATTCTGGAGCATATAACAGAACAGTGCCTAGTTTGTTGCGATGTGGGGGTTCCCTGTAACGCCAGACAAGCTTGTGACGACACATCCTCTTTAATATTTCCATTCCAG GAAGATGAGGTTAACAAATGCCGGACGTGCGGTTTGGTTTACCACAAGAGATGTTTCTCGAGACTGTCAAACTGCCATTGCGGAACACAACTAAAGCCAAACAAGAGCTCTGCAGAGCTGCAAGTTTCGGGGAAGAAATCAGATTCCACGTCTGTCTTGCCTCTAAGATTTCTCTCGGGTTTATTTGGAAAGACAAAAAAAGACACAGAAACCACTATTCTAATGGGTTCGCTTCCAACCAATGATCTATAA
- the LOC106310746 gene encoding uncharacterized protein LOC106310746 isoform X1, whose protein sequence is MNNGEESSRVEESGGMDASPCSSLHYSSCGESEFDRYCSANSALGTPSVCGSTGPFHDSLDSDFDNFSLGPTLKLSSFAKTRLADGGFGPENTNIIQETDGLVMGAAKLCDEATLERDSMDQFNDVDDNEFLCGEHSDDDSLPDHSRQNLCFPPNLQHKEESKDNPFLISSPTAFGTNDWDDFELEATQLNDSPFDFSGFDKRCAETEGMSTKLPDVAHAGKGIEHTNLTVSTRDTPDLSVFRENSEDILKPGDLTVLNQREQGGVARDSITVRGSADLSVDIKTLVVPPQSLVKEESTQDSFLSNNRTEDRPVAMNYLQSCDSDDVLDITPVQLGNEDFSCGIGHLDGNVSFGLLHESFGNANQSVPFGECTSEPLLASSNSDKPSSTVSHPVINALQVTNAQPKKENTELNDFYDDFVHDMEDILLDSGESSGARYSKSDKMFQLQLSLPNRDGGQTATTSGLEDSSPIVSQRFRIDRVEVVGVKQKKGDVSLSERLVGVKEYTVYVIRVWSGKDKWEIERRYRDFYSLYRRLTSLFADQGWTLPTPWASVERESRKIFGTSPNAVAERTVLIQDCLNSLLQSRFFPTLPNALLRFLSPQDASSAGSDSIMSPTGSASDTFAATSSSYGNTISLIVDIRPHKSVKQLLEAQHYICAGCHRYFDDGATLVRDFVKALGWGKPRLCEYTGQLFCSSCHTNDMAVLPARVLHHWDFNPYPVSQLAKSYLDSIHEQPMLCVSAVNPFLSSKVPALNHIMSIRKRITIMLPYVHCPFRKTLNKGLSTRRHLLESTDFFALRDLIDLSKGPFAALPAIVETVRKKILEHITEQCLVCCDVGVPCNARQACDDTSSLIFPFQQEDEVNKCRTCGLVYHKRCFSRLSNCHCGTQLKPNKSSAELQVSGKKSDSTSVLPLRFLSGLFGKTKKDTETTILMGSLPTNDL, encoded by the exons ATGAACAACGGAGAGGAATCCTCGAGAGTGGAAGAAAGCGGCGGCATGGATGCCTCTCCGTGTTCATCGTTACATTACTCCTCCTGTGGCGAATCTGAGTTCGATCGGTATTGTAGTGCGAACTCGGCTTTGGGAACGCCAAGTGTGTGCGGCTCCACAGGCCCATTTCACGATTCCTTGGATTCTGATTTTGACAATTTTAGCTTGGGACCAACTCTAAAGCTCTCTTCTTTCGCTAAGACACGGTTAGCTGATGGAGGATTTGGCCCCGAGAACACCAACATAATCCAAGAAACTGATGGTTTGGTGATGGGTGCTGCTAAGCTTTGTGATGAAGCTACACTTGAAAGAGACTCCATGGATCAGTTTAATGATGTGGATGACAATGAGTTTTTATGTGGTGAGCATTCTGATGATGATTCACTTCCAGATCATTCTCGTCAAAATTTATGTTTTCCACCGAATCTACAGCATAAAGAGGAGTCTAAAGATAACCCTTTCCTCATCAGTTCGCCCACTGCCTTTGGTACAAATGATTGGGATGACTTTGAGCTTGAAGCCACACAACTTAATGACTCTCCATTTGACTTCAGCGGCTTTGATAAAAGGTGTGCTGAAACTGAAGGGATGTCCACTAAGCTTCCAGATGTGGCTCATGCAGGAAAAGGGATAGAACATACAAACCTAACCGTGAGCACTAGGGATACTCCGGATTTAAGCGTATTCCGTGAAAACAGTGAAGATATACTAAAACCTGGAGATTTAACTGTCCTGAACCAAAGGGAGCAAGGTGGTGTAGCAAGAGACAGCATAACTGTCAGAGGTTCTGCAGACCTGAGCGTTGATATAAAAACCTTGGTGGTTCCTCCTCAATCACTGGTAAAAGAAGAATCTACTCAAGACAGCTTCCTTAGCAACAATCGAACTGAAGATAGACCTGTAGCCATGAACTACCTTCAGTCTTGTGATTCTGATGATGTCCTGGATATCACACCAGTTCAGTTAGGAAACGAAGATTTTTCATGTGGGATTGGCCATCTTGATGGCAATGTTTCTTTTGGACTACTTCACGAATCATTTGGTAATGCAAACCAGTCAGTTCCATTTGGAGAGTGCACCTCAGAACCTTTGTTGGCATCTTCGAACTCTGATAAGCCATCATCTACAGTTTCTCATCCTGTAATAAATGCCTTACAGGTCACCAATGCACAACCTAAG AAGGAGAACACAGAACTTAACGACTTCTATGATGATTTTGTTCATGATATGGAAGATATACTGCTCGACTCTGGTGAATCATCTGGGGCAAGGTATTCTAAGAGTGACAAGATGTTCCAGCTACAGCTCTCGCTTCCTAACAGGGATGGGGGACAAACTGCTACAACCTCTGGTCTAGAGGATTCATCTCCAATAGTCTCCCAGAGATTTAGGATTGATAGGGTAGAAGTTGTCGGGGTGAAGCAAAAGAAAGGTGATGTCTCGCTGAGTGAGAGGTTGGTTGGGGTGAAGGAATACACAGTGTATGTCATAAGGGTTTGGAGTGGGAAGGACAAGTGGGAAATTGAAAGAAGATACCGTGATTTTTATAGTCTCTACCGTCGGTTGACATCTTTATTTGCTGATCAAGGCTGGACGCTTCCTACACCTTGGGCCTCTGTGGAAAGAGAATCCAGGAAAATATTTGGAACATCGCCCAACGCAGTTGCTGAAAGGACAGTCCTTATTCAAGATTGTTTAAATTCACTTCTTCAGTCCCGTTTCTTTCCCACACTTCCAAATGCTTTACTTCGGTTTTTGTCCCCTCAAGATGCAAGTTCTGCTGGGTCGGATTCTATAATGTCTCCAACAGGCTCTGCTAGCGACACTTTTGCTGCGACCAGTTCTTCCTATGGAAACACCATCTCGCTCATTGTTGATATTCGACCTCACAAATCAGTGAAGCAGTTGCTAGAAGCTCAGCATTACATTTGCGCTGGATGCCACAGATACTTCGATGATGGAGCCACTCTTGTGCGGGACTTTGTTAAAGCTCTTGGATGGGGCAAGCCTCGGCTTTGCGAATATACTGGTCAATTGTTTTGTTCTTCCTGCCATACAAATGACATGGCTGTCCTGCCAGCGAGAGTGTTACATCATTGGGATTTTAATCCTTATCCAGTTTCTCAACTGGCAAAATCATATCTGGACTCCATACACGAGCAG CCTATGCTATGTGTAAGTGCGGTTAATCCTTTTCTGTCCTCCAAGGTCCCTGCGCTGAACCATATTATGAGCATCCGGAAAAGAATTACCATTATGCTTCCATACGTACACTGCCCATTCCGCAAGACACTCAACAAAGGACTCAGCACTCGGAGACACCTTCTTGAGAGCACTGATTTTTTTGCTTTAAGAGATCTAATTGATCTTTCTAAAGGGCCATTTGCAG CACTTCCTGCAATCGTGGAGACCGTTAGGAAGAAAATTCTGGAGCATATAACAGAACAGTGCCTAGTTTGTTGCGATGTGGGGGTTCCCTGTAACGCCAGACAAGCTTGTGACGACACATCCTCTTTAATATTTCCATTCCAG CAGGAAGATGAGGTTAACAAATGCCGGACGTGCGGTTTGGTTTACCACAAGAGATGTTTCTCGAGACTGTCAAACTGCCATTGCGGAACACAACTAAAGCCAAACAAGAGCTCTGCAGAGCTGCAAGTTTCGGGGAAGAAATCAGATTCCACGTCTGTCTTGCCTCTAAGATTTCTCTCGGGTTTATTTGGAAAGACAAAAAAAGACACAGAAACCACTATTCTAATGGGTTCGCTTCCAACCAATGATCTATAA